Proteins from one Dama dama isolate Ldn47 chromosome 12, ASM3311817v1, whole genome shotgun sequence genomic window:
- the DNAAF2 gene encoding protein kintoun isoform X1 produces the protein MAKAAASSPLEDLDLSGEEVQRLTSAFQDPEFRRMFSEYAEELTDPENRRRYEEEITALERERGVEVRFVHPEPGHVLRTSLDGTRRCFVNVCSNALVGAPSSQPGSGGAVSGSQWSLPYSLAPGREYAAGRGTRYTVYDVVFHPDAIALARRHERFRQMLDATALEAVEKQFGVKLDRRNAKTLKIKYKGTPDAAVLRTPLSGGAPARPEGEPESPLPDFPYPYRYPAAGLSAAVPRPQAPSPPEAVRQPAPTEPRYSVVQRHHVDLQDYRCSRDSAPGTVPQELVVTIELPLLRSAEQAALEVTGKLLCLDSRKPDYRLRLSLPYPVDDSRGKAQFNKARRQLVVTLPVAPTASRPEPAASPEGAANPPGTDGAARASACPVEAGPAGVCAGDASSGPSRTRAADAGITTPDAAGEKRVAESEERDFGGQEISTPGTGEEPPPGAGNSPGDRGGGALSTSCGVLDAGLSVGSASVRPTLGVEAREVPECTGREPADRAMGGPETDRGEALCPPLQCSQDEESLTLLIQVPWILPQSLQGEVNPLWYKLSFSTQDLVYYSFFLQFAPENKLSTKEPVVSISSNNAVIDLAKSPECHGYWREWYYGLNNYCLEERLFVNEDNVNEFLEEVLSPPFKQTLPLTPPLIEVLQVTDSKIEIHAKLQECSNSEQLHEKEEKVHEGSPLTEKENTENASTSTTDSDSSVAVTVLEADSCGSVACLQQGALDVSQKLFAKSQQPKSEKEGEFIKDKSAVYANEEKDNLKEPAITEEKELNGNHPSSLLNKTAVPNTPGFDHIKETNMQDGSVQIIKDHVTHCSFSFQNSLLYDLD, from the exons ATGGCCAAGGCGGCAGCCTCTTCGCCGCTAGAAGACTTGGATCTGAGTGGAGAGGAGGTCCAGCGGCTCACCTCCGCCTTCCAGGACCCGGAGTTCCGGCGAATGTTCTCCGAGTACGCCGAGGAGCTCACAGACCCTGAGAACCGGCGGCGCTACGAGGAGGAGATCACGGCGCTTGAGCGTGAGCGCGGGGTGGAGGTGCGGTTCGTGCACCCGGAGCCGGGCCACGTATTGCGCACCAGCCTGGACGGGACCCGGCGCTGCTTCGTGAACGTGTGCAGCAACGCGCTGGTGGGCGCGCCCAGCAGCCAGCCCGGCTCTGGGGGCGCGGTGTCCGGCAGCCAGTGGTCCCTGCCCTACAGCCTGGCCCCGGGCCGTGAGTACGCGGCGGGGCGCGGCACCCGCTACACCGTCTACGACGTGGTCTTCCACCCAGACGCGATCGCGCTGGCCCGGCGCCACGAGCGCTTCCGCCAGATGCTGGACGCCACGGCCCTGGAGGCCGTGGAGAAGCAGTTCGGCGTGAAGTTGGACCGGAGGAACGCCAAGACCCTGAAGATCAAGTACAAGGGGACTCCGGATGCCGCCGTGCTGCGCACGCCCCTGTCCGGAGGCGCGCCGGCCCGACCCGAGGGGGAGCCGGAGAGCCCTCTCCCCGATTTCCCCTACCCCTACCGATACCCGGCGGCCGGCTTGAGCGCTGCGGTTCCCCGGCCCCAGGCGCCCTCCCCTCCGGAGGCCGTGCGGCAGCCCGCCCCCACCGAGCCTCGCTACAGCGTGGTGCAGCGCCACCACGTGGACCTCCAGGATTACCGCTGCTCCCGGGACTCGGCTCCCGGCACCGTGCCCCAAGAGCTGGTGGTTACCATCGAGCTGCCGTTGCTGCGATCGGCCGAGCAGGCGGCGCTGGAGGTGACGGGGAAGCTGCTATGCCTTGACTCAAGGAAGCCCGACTACCGGCTGCGACTCTCGCTCCCGTACCCGGTGGATGACAGCCGCGGCAAGGCACAGTTCAACAAGGCGCGGCGGCAGCTGGTGGTCACGCTTCCCGTGGCGCCGACTGCCTCGCGCCCGGAGCCCGCCGCGTCCCCGGAAGGGGCAGCCAACCCGCCAGGAACTGACGGTGCGGCCCGCGCTTCCGCTTGCCCCGTGGAGGCGGGCCCGGCGGGGGTTTGTGCTGGGGACGCAAGCTCAGGTCCCAGCCGAACCCGGGCTGCAGACGCCGGGATCACCACTCCGGACGCCGCCGGGGAGAAGCGCGTCGCAGAATCCGAGGAGCGGGATTTCGGCGGGCAAGAGATATCAACCCCGGGGACCGGGGAGGAGCCGCCTCCCGGAGCCGGGAACTCACCTGGGGACCGTGGCGGAGGCGCTCTTAGTACTTCCTGCGGGGTCCTTGACGCGGGCCTTTCTGTAGGGAGCGCGAGCGTGCGCCCGACCCTCGGCGTGGAGGCGCGCGAGGTCCCGGAATGCACCGGTAGGGAGCCGGCTGATCGAGCGATGGGTGGTCCCGAGACCGACCGCGGGGAAGCTTTGTGTCCGCCTTTGCAGTGTAGTCAGGATGAAGAATCCCTGACTCTGCTCATTCAAGTGCCTTGGATCCTGCCTCAAAGTCTTCAAGGGGAAGTGAACCCCCTCTGGTACAAATTGTCCTTCTCTACCCAAGACTTAGTTTATTATTCCTTCTTTTTGCAATTTGCTCCAGAGAATAAATTGAGTACCAAAGAACCAGTGGTTAGCATTTCTTCCAACAATGCAGTGATAGACCTGGCCAAGTCTCCAGAATGCCATGGATACTGGAGAGAGTGGTATTACGGCTTAAACAACTATTGTTTGGAG gaAAGGTTATTTGTCAATGAAGACAACGTTAATGAGTTTCTTGAAGAGGTCCTGAGCCCTCCATTCAAACAGACATTACCCCTGACGCCACCATTAATTGAAGTTCTTCAGGTTACTGATAGTAAGATTGAAATACATGCAAAG TTGCAAGAATGCAGTAACTCTGAGCAGcttcatgaaaaagaagaaaaagtccaTGAAGGAAGTCctctaacagaaaaagaaaatacagaaaatgctTCCACTTCAACAACTGATTCTGATTCATCTGTAGCAGTCACGGTACTAGAAGCAGACAGTTGTGGTTCAGTCGCATGCTTGCAACAAGGGGCTCTTGATGTTTCTCAAAAGCTGTTTGCAAAGTCTCAGCAACCTAAGTCAGAAAAGGAAGGTGAATTTATAAAAGACAAAAGTGCTGTTTatgcaaatgaagaaaaagataacTTAAAAGAACCAGCAATAACTGAAGAGAAAGAATTGAATGGAAATCACCCATCTTCGTTACTGAACAAAACTGCAGTTCCCAATACACCTGGTTTTGACCACATAAAGGAAACCAATATGCAGGACGGTAGTGTGCAGATCATTAAAGATCATGTGACTCACTGCTCATTCAGTTTTCAGAATTCTTTGCTTTATGACTTGGATTaa
- the DNAAF2 gene encoding protein kintoun isoform X2: MAKAAASSPLEDLDLSGEEVQRLTSAFQDPEFRRMFSEYAEELTDPENRRRYEEEITALERERGVEVRFVHPEPGHVLRTSLDGTRRCFVNVCSNALVGAPSSQPGSGGAVSGSQWSLPYSLAPGREYAAGRGTRYTVYDVVFHPDAIALARRHERFRQMLDATALEAVEKQFGVKLDRRNAKTLKIKYKGTPDAAVLRTPLSGGAPARPEGEPESPLPDFPYPYRYPAAGLSAAVPRPQAPSPPEAVRQPAPTEPRYSVVQRHHVDLQDYRCSRDSAPGTVPQELVVTIELPLLRSAEQAALEVTGKLLCLDSRKPDYRLRLSLPYPVDDSRGKAQFNKARRQLVVTLPVAPTASRPEPAASPEGAANPPGTDGAARASACPVEAGPAGVCAGDASSGPSRTRAADAGITTPDAAGEKRVAESEERDFGGQEISTPGTGEEPPPGAGNSPGDRGGGALSTSCGVLDAGLSVGSASVRPTLGVEAREVPECTENKLSTKEPVVSISSNNAVIDLAKSPECHGYWREWYYGLNNYCLEERLFVNEDNVNEFLEEVLSPPFKQTLPLTPPLIEVLQVTDSKIEIHAKLQECSNSEQLHEKEEKVHEGSPLTEKENTENASTSTTDSDSSVAVTVLEADSCGSVACLQQGALDVSQKLFAKSQQPKSEKEGEFIKDKSAVYANEEKDNLKEPAITEEKELNGNHPSSLLNKTAVPNTPGFDHIKETNMQDGSVQIIKDHVTHCSFSFQNSLLYDLD; encoded by the exons ATGGCCAAGGCGGCAGCCTCTTCGCCGCTAGAAGACTTGGATCTGAGTGGAGAGGAGGTCCAGCGGCTCACCTCCGCCTTCCAGGACCCGGAGTTCCGGCGAATGTTCTCCGAGTACGCCGAGGAGCTCACAGACCCTGAGAACCGGCGGCGCTACGAGGAGGAGATCACGGCGCTTGAGCGTGAGCGCGGGGTGGAGGTGCGGTTCGTGCACCCGGAGCCGGGCCACGTATTGCGCACCAGCCTGGACGGGACCCGGCGCTGCTTCGTGAACGTGTGCAGCAACGCGCTGGTGGGCGCGCCCAGCAGCCAGCCCGGCTCTGGGGGCGCGGTGTCCGGCAGCCAGTGGTCCCTGCCCTACAGCCTGGCCCCGGGCCGTGAGTACGCGGCGGGGCGCGGCACCCGCTACACCGTCTACGACGTGGTCTTCCACCCAGACGCGATCGCGCTGGCCCGGCGCCACGAGCGCTTCCGCCAGATGCTGGACGCCACGGCCCTGGAGGCCGTGGAGAAGCAGTTCGGCGTGAAGTTGGACCGGAGGAACGCCAAGACCCTGAAGATCAAGTACAAGGGGACTCCGGATGCCGCCGTGCTGCGCACGCCCCTGTCCGGAGGCGCGCCGGCCCGACCCGAGGGGGAGCCGGAGAGCCCTCTCCCCGATTTCCCCTACCCCTACCGATACCCGGCGGCCGGCTTGAGCGCTGCGGTTCCCCGGCCCCAGGCGCCCTCCCCTCCGGAGGCCGTGCGGCAGCCCGCCCCCACCGAGCCTCGCTACAGCGTGGTGCAGCGCCACCACGTGGACCTCCAGGATTACCGCTGCTCCCGGGACTCGGCTCCCGGCACCGTGCCCCAAGAGCTGGTGGTTACCATCGAGCTGCCGTTGCTGCGATCGGCCGAGCAGGCGGCGCTGGAGGTGACGGGGAAGCTGCTATGCCTTGACTCAAGGAAGCCCGACTACCGGCTGCGACTCTCGCTCCCGTACCCGGTGGATGACAGCCGCGGCAAGGCACAGTTCAACAAGGCGCGGCGGCAGCTGGTGGTCACGCTTCCCGTGGCGCCGACTGCCTCGCGCCCGGAGCCCGCCGCGTCCCCGGAAGGGGCAGCCAACCCGCCAGGAACTGACGGTGCGGCCCGCGCTTCCGCTTGCCCCGTGGAGGCGGGCCCGGCGGGGGTTTGTGCTGGGGACGCAAGCTCAGGTCCCAGCCGAACCCGGGCTGCAGACGCCGGGATCACCACTCCGGACGCCGCCGGGGAGAAGCGCGTCGCAGAATCCGAGGAGCGGGATTTCGGCGGGCAAGAGATATCAACCCCGGGGACCGGGGAGGAGCCGCCTCCCGGAGCCGGGAACTCACCTGGGGACCGTGGCGGAGGCGCTCTTAGTACTTCCTGCGGGGTCCTTGACGCGGGCCTTTCTGTAGGGAGCGCGAGCGTGCGCCCGACCCTCGGCGTGGAGGCGCGCGAGGTCCCGGAATGCACCG AGAATAAATTGAGTACCAAAGAACCAGTGGTTAGCATTTCTTCCAACAATGCAGTGATAGACCTGGCCAAGTCTCCAGAATGCCATGGATACTGGAGAGAGTGGTATTACGGCTTAAACAACTATTGTTTGGAG gaAAGGTTATTTGTCAATGAAGACAACGTTAATGAGTTTCTTGAAGAGGTCCTGAGCCCTCCATTCAAACAGACATTACCCCTGACGCCACCATTAATTGAAGTTCTTCAGGTTACTGATAGTAAGATTGAAATACATGCAAAG TTGCAAGAATGCAGTAACTCTGAGCAGcttcatgaaaaagaagaaaaagtccaTGAAGGAAGTCctctaacagaaaaagaaaatacagaaaatgctTCCACTTCAACAACTGATTCTGATTCATCTGTAGCAGTCACGGTACTAGAAGCAGACAGTTGTGGTTCAGTCGCATGCTTGCAACAAGGGGCTCTTGATGTTTCTCAAAAGCTGTTTGCAAAGTCTCAGCAACCTAAGTCAGAAAAGGAAGGTGAATTTATAAAAGACAAAAGTGCTGTTTatgcaaatgaagaaaaagataacTTAAAAGAACCAGCAATAACTGAAGAGAAAGAATTGAATGGAAATCACCCATCTTCGTTACTGAACAAAACTGCAGTTCCCAATACACCTGGTTTTGACCACATAAAGGAAACCAATATGCAGGACGGTAGTGTGCAGATCATTAAAGATCATGTGACTCACTGCTCATTCAGTTTTCAGAATTCTTTGCTTTATGACTTGGATTaa
- the MGAT2 gene encoding alpha-1,6-mannosyl-glycoprotein 2-beta-N-acetylglucosaminyltransferase, with the protein MRFRIYKRKVLILTLVVAACGFVLWSSNGRQRKNEALAPPLLDADPARGAGVRAGDHLAVSVGIRQGSNESAAPLVAAAPQPEVDNLTLRYRSLVYQLNFDQTLRNVDKAGSWTPRELALVVQVHNRPEYLKLLLDSLRKAQGIDDVLVIFSHDFWSTEINQLIAGVDFCPVLQVFFPFSIQLYPNEFPGTDPRDCPRDVEKNAALRMGCINAEYPDSFGHYREAKFSQTKHHWWWKLHFVWERVKVLRDYAGLILFLEEDHYLAPDFYHVFKKMWKLKQLECPECDVLSLGTYTAIRNFYDVADKVDVKTWKSTEHNMGLALTREAYQKLIECTDTFCTYDDYNWDWTLQYLTVSCLPKFWKVLVPQVPRIFHAGDCGMHHQKTCRPATQSAQLESLLNNNKQYLFPETLTISEKFMTALSPPRKNGGWGDIRDHELCKSYRRLQ; encoded by the coding sequence ATGAGGTTCCGCATCTATAAGCGGAAGGTGCTGATCTTGACGCTCGTGGTGGCCGCCTGCGGCTTCGTCCTCTGGAGCAGCAATGGGCGACAAAGGAAGAACGAGGCCCTCGCCCCGCCGCTGCTGGACGCCGATCCCGCGCGGGGTGCGGGCGTCCGGGCCGGGGACCATCTCGCCGTGTCGGTGGGCATCCGCCAGGGCTCCAACGAGTCGGCGGCTCCGCTGGTCGCCGCGGCCCCGCAGCCCGAGGTGGACAATCTGACGCTGCGGTACCGGTCCCTAGTGTACCAGCTGAACTTTGACCAGACGCTGAGGAATGTAGATAAGGCCGGCTCCTGGACCCCCCGAGAGCTGGCGCTGGTGGTCCAGGTGCACAACCGGCCCGAATACCTCAAACTGCTGCTGGACTCACTTCGAAAAGCCCAAGGAATCGACGACGTCCTCGTCATCTTTAGCCATGACTTCTGGTCGACCGAAATCAATCAGCTGATTGCTGGGGTGGATTTCTGTCCAGTTCTGCAGGTGTTCTTTCCTTTCAGCATTCAGTTGTACCCTAACGAGTTCCCGGGCACTGACCCTAGAGATTGCCCCAGAGACGTGGAGAAGAATGCAGCTTTGCGGATGGGATGCATTAACGCTGAATATCCCGACTCCTTCGGCCATTATAGAGAGGCCAAGTTCTCCCAAACCAAACACCACTGGTGGTGGAAGCTGCATTTTGTATGGGAGAGGGTCAAAGTCCTTCGAGACTATGCTGGCCTCATACTTTTCCTAGAGGAGGATCACTACTTAGCCCCAGACTTTTACCATGTCTTCAAAAAGATGTGGAAATTAAAGCAGCTAGAGTGCCCCGAGTGTGATGTTCTCTCCCTGGGGACCTATACTGCCATTCGAAATTTCTATGACGTGGCTGACAAGGTAGATGTGAAAACGTGGAAATCCACAGAGCACAATATGGGTCTGGCCCTGACCCGGGAAGCCTATCAGAAGCTGATTGAGTGCACAGACACTTTCTGTACTTATGATGATTATAACTGGGACTGGACCCTTCAATATTTGACTGTATCTTGTCTTCCAAAATTCTGGAAAGTGCTGGTTCCTCAAGTTCCTAGGATTTTTCATGCTGGAGACTGTGGTATGCATCACCAAAAAACTTGTAGACCAGCCACCCAGAGTGCCCAACTTGAGTCACTCTTAAATAATAACAAACAGTACCTGTTTCCAGAAACTCTAACTATCAGTGAGAAGTTTATGACAGCCCTTTCCCCACCTAGGAAAAATGGAGGGTGGGGAGATATTAGGGACCATGAACTCTGTAAAAGTTATAGAAGActgcagtaa
- the RPL36AL gene encoding ribosomal protein eL42-like, with the protein MVNVPKTRRTFCKKCGKHQPHKVTQYKKGKDSLYAQGKRRYDRKQSGYGGQTKPIFRKKAKTTKKIVLRLECVEPNCRSKRMLAIKRCKHFELGGDKKRKGQVIQF; encoded by the coding sequence ATGGTCAATGTCCCTAAAACCCGAAGGACTTTCTGTAAGAAGTGTGGAAAGCATCAGCCGCACAAAGTGACCCAGTATAAGAAGGGCAAAGATTCCCTGTATGCCCAGGGAAAGAGGCGCTATGATCGGAAGCAGAGTGGCTATGGTGGGCAGACCAAGCCAATTTTCCGGAAGAAGGCGAAAACCACCAAGAAGATCGTGCTGAGACTTGAATGTGTTGAACCCAACTGCAGATCCAAGAGGATGCTGGCCATTAAGAGGTGCAAGCATTTTGAACTCGGAGGAGATAAGAAGAGAAAGGGCCAAGTGATCCAGTTCTAA
- the LRR1 gene encoding leucine-rich repeat protein 1 isoform X1, protein MRLHCEVEVVSRHLPALGLRNRGKGVRAVLSLCQQAPRTPPGPRAGGERGCRHPACLFISTLKDKRGTRYEQLKENIEQFFTKFVDEGKATVRLKEPPVDICLSKANSSSLKGFLSAVRLAHRGCDVEAPLSTLTPVKTSEFEKFKTKMVITSKKDYPLSKNFPYSLEHLQTSYCGLVRVDMRMLCLKNLRKLDLSHNHIKKLPATIGDLIHLQELNLNDNHLESFSVALCQSTLQKSLRSLDISKNKIKALPVQFCQLRELTDLKLDDNELIRLPFKMGQLRKLRFLSAARNKLPFLPSEFKNLSLEYLDLFGNTFEQPKVLPIIHLQMPLTLLESSARTILYNRIPYGSHIIPFHLCQDLDTAKTCVCGRYSISSFIQGTTTMNLHSVAHTVVLVDNMGGTEAPIISYFCSLACYVNSCDMLK, encoded by the exons ATGAGGCTGCACTGCGAGGTGGAGGTGGTCAGCCGGCACTTGCCCGCCTTGGGGCTGAGGAACCGGGGCAAGGGCGTCCGGGCGGTGTTGAGCCTCTGTCAGCAGGCGCCCAGGACTCCGCCGGGTCCCCGAGCTGGAGGCGAGCGGGGCTGCCGGCACCCCGCCTGCCTGTTCATTTCCACCCTGAAGGACAAGCGCGGGACCCGCTATGAG CAGCTAAAGGAGAACATTGAGCAGTTCTTCACCAAATTTGTGGATGAGGGGAAAGCCACTGTTCGGTTAAAGGAGCCTCCCGTGGACATCTGTCTCAGTAAG GCCAATTCCAGCAGTCTAAAGGGTTTCCTTTCAGCTGTGCGACTGGCTCATAGAGGCTGTGATGTTGAGGCACCACTGTCAACCCTCACACCAGTGAAGACTTCagaatttgaaaaatttaaaactaaaatggTTATCACATCCAAAAAGGACTATCCTCTAAGCAAGAACTTCCCCTATTCTCTGGAACATCTTCAGACTTCTTATTGTGGGCTCGTCCGGGTTGATATGCGTATGCTTTGCTTAAAAAACCTTAGAAAATTAGACTTGAGTCATAATCATATAAAAAAGCTTCCAGCTACAATTGGAGACCTCATCCACCTTCAAGAACTTAACCTGAATGATAACCACTTGGAATCATTTAGTGTAGCCTTGTGTCAGTCTACACTCCAGAAGTCACTTCGGAGTTTGGATATCAGCAAGAACAAAATTAAGGCACTCCCCGTGCAGTTTTGCCAGCTCCGAGAACTTACAGATTTAAAACTTGATGATAATGAATTGATTCGACTTCCTTTCAAGATGGGACAACTGAGGAAGCTGCGTTTTTTGTCAGCAGCTCGAAATAAGCTTCCATTTTTGCCTagtgaatttaaaaatttatcccTTGAGTACTTGGATCTTTTTGGAAATACTTTTGAACAACCAAAAGTCCTTCCAATTATACACCTGCAAATGCCATTAACTTTACTGGAATCTTCTGCACGAACCATATTATATAATAG GATTCCATATGGCTCTCATATCATTCCTTTCCATCTTTGTCAAGATTTGGATACTGCAAAAACCTGTGTTTGTGGAAGATACAGCATAAGCAGTTTTATTCAAGGAACTACTACCATGAATCTACACTCTGTTGCTCACACTGTGGTCTTAGTAGATAATATGGGTGGTACTGAAGCACCCATTATCTCTTACTTCTGTTCTCTAGCCTGTTATGTAAATTCTTGTGATATGCTCAAGTAA
- the LRR1 gene encoding leucine-rich repeat protein 1 isoform X2, giving the protein MRLHCEVEVVSRHLPALGLRNRGKGVRAVLSLCQQAPRTPPGPRAGGERGCRHPACLFISTLKDKRGTRYELKENIEQFFTKFVDEGKATVRLKEPPVDICLSKANSSSLKGFLSAVRLAHRGCDVEAPLSTLTPVKTSEFEKFKTKMVITSKKDYPLSKNFPYSLEHLQTSYCGLVRVDMRMLCLKNLRKLDLSHNHIKKLPATIGDLIHLQELNLNDNHLESFSVALCQSTLQKSLRSLDISKNKIKALPVQFCQLRELTDLKLDDNELIRLPFKMGQLRKLRFLSAARNKLPFLPSEFKNLSLEYLDLFGNTFEQPKVLPIIHLQMPLTLLESSARTILYNRIPYGSHIIPFHLCQDLDTAKTCVCGRYSISSFIQGTTTMNLHSVAHTVVLVDNMGGTEAPIISYFCSLACYVNSCDMLK; this is encoded by the exons ATGAGGCTGCACTGCGAGGTGGAGGTGGTCAGCCGGCACTTGCCCGCCTTGGGGCTGAGGAACCGGGGCAAGGGCGTCCGGGCGGTGTTGAGCCTCTGTCAGCAGGCGCCCAGGACTCCGCCGGGTCCCCGAGCTGGAGGCGAGCGGGGCTGCCGGCACCCCGCCTGCCTGTTCATTTCCACCCTGAAGGACAAGCGCGGGACCCGCTATGAG CTAAAGGAGAACATTGAGCAGTTCTTCACCAAATTTGTGGATGAGGGGAAAGCCACTGTTCGGTTAAAGGAGCCTCCCGTGGACATCTGTCTCAGTAAG GCCAATTCCAGCAGTCTAAAGGGTTTCCTTTCAGCTGTGCGACTGGCTCATAGAGGCTGTGATGTTGAGGCACCACTGTCAACCCTCACACCAGTGAAGACTTCagaatttgaaaaatttaaaactaaaatggTTATCACATCCAAAAAGGACTATCCTCTAAGCAAGAACTTCCCCTATTCTCTGGAACATCTTCAGACTTCTTATTGTGGGCTCGTCCGGGTTGATATGCGTATGCTTTGCTTAAAAAACCTTAGAAAATTAGACTTGAGTCATAATCATATAAAAAAGCTTCCAGCTACAATTGGAGACCTCATCCACCTTCAAGAACTTAACCTGAATGATAACCACTTGGAATCATTTAGTGTAGCCTTGTGTCAGTCTACACTCCAGAAGTCACTTCGGAGTTTGGATATCAGCAAGAACAAAATTAAGGCACTCCCCGTGCAGTTTTGCCAGCTCCGAGAACTTACAGATTTAAAACTTGATGATAATGAATTGATTCGACTTCCTTTCAAGATGGGACAACTGAGGAAGCTGCGTTTTTTGTCAGCAGCTCGAAATAAGCTTCCATTTTTGCCTagtgaatttaaaaatttatcccTTGAGTACTTGGATCTTTTTGGAAATACTTTTGAACAACCAAAAGTCCTTCCAATTATACACCTGCAAATGCCATTAACTTTACTGGAATCTTCTGCACGAACCATATTATATAATAG GATTCCATATGGCTCTCATATCATTCCTTTCCATCTTTGTCAAGATTTGGATACTGCAAAAACCTGTGTTTGTGGAAGATACAGCATAAGCAGTTTTATTCAAGGAACTACTACCATGAATCTACACTCTGTTGCTCACACTGTGGTCTTAGTAGATAATATGGGTGGTACTGAAGCACCCATTATCTCTTACTTCTGTTCTCTAGCCTGTTATGTAAATTCTTGTGATATGCTCAAGTAA
- the LRR1 gene encoding leucine-rich repeat protein 1 isoform X3, protein MRLHCEVEVVSRHLPALGLRNRGKGVRAVLSLCQQAPRTPPGPRAGGERGCRHPACLFISTLKDKRGTRYELKENIEQFFTKFVDEGKATVRLKEPPVDICLSKDSIWLSYHSFPSLSRFGYCKNLCLWKIQHKQFYSRNYYHESTLCCSHCGLSR, encoded by the exons ATGAGGCTGCACTGCGAGGTGGAGGTGGTCAGCCGGCACTTGCCCGCCTTGGGGCTGAGGAACCGGGGCAAGGGCGTCCGGGCGGTGTTGAGCCTCTGTCAGCAGGCGCCCAGGACTCCGCCGGGTCCCCGAGCTGGAGGCGAGCGGGGCTGCCGGCACCCCGCCTGCCTGTTCATTTCCACCCTGAAGGACAAGCGCGGGACCCGCTATGAG CTAAAGGAGAACATTGAGCAGTTCTTCACCAAATTTGTGGATGAGGGGAAAGCCACTGTTCGGTTAAAGGAGCCTCCCGTGGACATCTGTCTCAGTAAG GATTCCATATGGCTCTCATATCATTCCTTTCCATCTTTGTCAAGATTTGGATACTGCAAAAACCTGTGTTTGTGGAAGATACAGCATAAGCAGTTTTATTCAAGGAACTACTACCATGAATCTACACTCTGTTGCTCACACTGTGGTCTTAGTAGATAA